In one window of Thermodesulfobacteriota bacterium DNA:
- the xrtW gene encoding exosortase W has product MHSERSILPSPFQLKLGALAVLFALAYGEAVSHMVRTWSTSNTYSHGFLVPLVSIYFIWMKRGALSTLPSKPSLAAGSVAVAATSMLLAAGHVSSLVIVQQISLVLALPALVLMLMGRSFLRALALPLSYLLLMVPALDILIERVQFPFQLVTAKMAAGFLQLFNVPVFLNRQFIEMPNITLEVARACSGVQYLVAIIALAIPLAYLNHTGRTRLVILALAVAIGVVANWLRVILIALWSHAGGEVLHGPMHVFQGLFVAVAGFFMLFVVSMVLAWSGRRSGKPGPEAKAATTCGAFSMSNAAFAAGALLLAATAAYVHLYKTEPVQLAEPLRRLPMHVAEWKGSDRASHGELPFLMKGADSEIYRTYTGPSGREVRVYVAYYTAQTQGRELVRHEHASMFGPERIIELPFGEGAVRANLAAYSGPRDYRILYWYSINGRRITGRIEAKLMTLVDGVFRKRTNGAVVMIFWDATDEADAGLDPERAGFIEALLPAIESRLSKFETEEIT; this is encoded by the coding sequence ATGCATAGCGAAAGGAGTATCCTCCCCTCGCCCTTCCAGCTCAAGCTGGGCGCCCTCGCCGTCCTTTTCGCGCTCGCGTACGGGGAAGCGGTCTCGCACATGGTGCGGACATGGAGCACGAGCAACACCTACTCACACGGCTTCCTTGTCCCCCTGGTAAGCATTTATTTCATATGGATGAAAAGGGGCGCCCTGAGTACGCTCCCCTCAAAGCCGAGCCTGGCGGCCGGTTCGGTCGCGGTCGCAGCGACTTCCATGCTCCTGGCCGCCGGACACGTGAGCAGCCTCGTAATCGTCCAGCAGATATCCCTTGTGCTGGCCCTCCCGGCCCTGGTACTCATGCTCATGGGCCGGAGCTTTCTGCGGGCGCTGGCCCTGCCGCTATCGTATCTCCTCCTCATGGTCCCGGCGCTCGACATCCTCATCGAGCGCGTCCAGTTCCCTTTCCAGCTCGTTACGGCGAAGATGGCAGCCGGGTTTCTGCAGCTCTTCAATGTTCCAGTCTTCCTCAACAGGCAGTTCATCGAGATGCCGAACATAACACTCGAGGTCGCCAGGGCCTGCAGCGGCGTACAGTACCTCGTGGCCATAATAGCGCTCGCTATACCGCTCGCCTACCTGAACCATACCGGCCGCACGAGGCTCGTCATACTCGCCCTCGCCGTCGCGATAGGCGTCGTGGCCAACTGGCTCCGGGTCATACTCATAGCGCTCTGGAGCCATGCGGGTGGCGAAGTCCTGCACGGCCCCATGCACGTGTTCCAGGGGCTCTTCGTGGCTGTCGCGGGGTTTTTCATGCTCTTCGTCGTCTCCATGGTCCTGGCCTGGTCAGGGAGGCGGTCCGGCAAACCAGGCCCTGAGGCGAAGGCAGCGACGACCTGCGGGGCCTTTTCCATGTCGAATGCCGCTTTCGCGGCCGGAGCGCTTCTTTTAGCGGCGACCGCGGCGTACGTGCACCTCTACAAAACTGAGCCGGTCCAGCTTGCCGAGCCACTAAGGAGGCTGCCCATGCATGTAGCTGAATGGAAGGGCTCGGACAGGGCTTCGCATGGCGAACTCCCTTTCCTCATGAAGGGCGCGGATTCCGAGATCTACAGGACGTACACGGGCCCGTCGGGCAGGGAGGTCCGGGTCTACGTGGCGTACTACACGGCACAGACACAGGGAAGGGAGCTGGTGCGCCACGAGCACGCGTCCATGTTCGGCCCGGAACGGATAATCGAGCTCCCGTTCGGCGAAGGGGCAGTCAGGGCAAACCTTGCCGCGTACTCAGGCCCGAGGGATTACCGGATACTCTACTGGTACAGCATAAACGGAAGGCGCATAACCGGGAGGATCGAGGCCAAGCTCATGACCCTCGTGGACGGTGTATTCCGGAAGCGGACCAACGGGGCGGTGGTCATGATATTCTGGGACGCCACTGACGAAGCCGACGCGGGGCTTGACCCCGAGCGGGCGGGCTTTATAGAAGCCCTGCTCCCGGCCATAGAATCAAGGCTCAGCAAATTTGAAACGGAGGAAATCACATGA
- a CDS encoding FemAB family PEP-CTERM system-associated protein: protein MSGLEVIVCGPERAREWDSFLAGRSDSSFYHLFGWKAVNEESFGHSTFFLAAMRDGRMTGVFPLVYIRSRVFGRILCSMPFVNYGGPSAADGEAEAALLERAVSIAGGLKADYMEIRCIRRLPGDLPAGEHKVSLTIELSPGADALWNGLSTKQRTNVRRAYKNGLDARAGGIDLLDGFYALFTESWRDLGTPVYNIDYFRRILREFPDKTRIFLACMKDGTPVAGAFNGHFNGTVEGMWAASPARYRQLQANYVLYWEMIKDACEKGFTKYHLGRSTADSSGEAFKSKWNASPTQLYWHYHMRNSGPLPGLNTGNPKYRMAINAWKRLPVRFANLIGPLFAGQIP, encoded by the coding sequence ATGAGTGGGCTTGAGGTCATAGTCTGCGGTCCGGAGCGGGCACGCGAATGGGACTCCTTCCTGGCCGGGAGGAGCGACTCGTCCTTTTACCACCTTTTCGGCTGGAAGGCCGTTAACGAGGAGAGCTTCGGGCACAGCACCTTTTTCCTCGCCGCGATGCGGGACGGCAGGATGACAGGGGTATTCCCCCTCGTTTACATCAGGAGCCGCGTTTTCGGGCGGATCCTCTGCTCCATGCCCTTTGTAAACTACGGCGGCCCGTCCGCCGCTGACGGCGAAGCAGAGGCCGCTCTCCTTGAGCGGGCCGTTTCAATTGCCGGCGGGCTCAAGGCCGACTACATGGAAATACGGTGCATAAGGAGGCTCCCCGGGGACCTCCCCGCAGGAGAGCACAAAGTGAGCCTCACGATAGAGCTCTCCCCTGGCGCGGACGCGCTGTGGAACGGGCTCAGCACGAAGCAGCGCACGAACGTGAGAAGGGCCTATAAGAACGGCCTCGATGCGCGCGCAGGCGGAATAGACCTGCTGGACGGCTTTTACGCGCTCTTTACCGAGAGCTGGAGGGACCTCGGCACACCGGTCTACAATATCGACTATTTCAGGCGCATCCTCCGCGAGTTCCCTGACAAGACCCGCATATTCCTTGCGTGCATGAAAGACGGCACGCCGGTCGCCGGCGCGTTCAACGGGCATTTCAACGGCACGGTCGAGGGGATGTGGGCGGCCTCGCCGGCCCGCTACCGCCAGCTTCAGGCCAATTACGTATTGTATTGGGAGATGATAAAAGACGCCTGCGAGAAGGGCTTCACCAAATACCATCTCGGGAGGTCCACGGCTGACTCCAGCGGAGAGGCTTTCAAGTCCAAGTGGAACGCCTCTCCCACCCAGCTCTACTGGCACTACCACATGAGGAACAGCGGCCCACTGCCGGGCCTTAATACCGGGAACCCTAAATACCGCATGGCGATAAACGCGTGGAAGCGCCTGCCGGTCCGCTTCGCGAACCTCATAGGCCCGCTCTTTGCGGGGCAGATACCCTGA
- a CDS encoding DegT/DnrJ/EryC1/StrS family aminotransferase: MRRLAPSGTPVNMRDLAACIGGAASPKRTLEDFRAAVCSKFNVRHCFFASSGRAALCVLLEVFRGLAPGNRDEVVIPSYTCYSVPSTIAKSGLKVLVRDIDPETLDYSIPGLRETDWKRVLCVITANLYGLPNDLPEISRIAKENGAFLIDDASQCMGGMVGSRFSGTFGDAGVFSLDKGKNITSMQGGIIVTDSDEIASLVGKRVAALPSPPATSVIASSMKLMAYAAFLNPRMYWLPESLPFLNLGTTIYTTEYPVEAYSSLLGGFGASLFRRFDEITAARAGNGLAYDRALAGVKGLERISAKKGSKPVYLRYPALVRDKGRRISMLARLKENGIGATASFPRSVIDLEEIGGILNKAGSSGKNGRDVAERIITLPTHPFVTGKDIERAVSVLKGTA, translated from the coding sequence ATGAGACGCCTTGCCCCTTCCGGAACGCCGGTCAATATGCGCGACCTTGCCGCCTGCATAGGCGGGGCCGCGTCGCCAAAGAGGACGCTAGAAGATTTCAGGGCCGCCGTATGCTCAAAGTTCAACGTCAGGCACTGCTTTTTCGCCTCATCGGGCCGAGCCGCGCTATGCGTGCTCCTTGAGGTCTTCAGGGGGCTCGCCCCCGGCAACCGGGACGAGGTCGTCATACCCTCGTACACCTGTTATTCCGTGCCCTCTACCATCGCAAAGAGCGGCCTCAAAGTGCTTGTGCGCGACATAGACCCGGAAACTCTCGATTACAGCATCCCCGGGCTCAGGGAAACTGACTGGAAGAGAGTCCTTTGCGTCATTACCGCGAACCTTTACGGCCTCCCGAACGACCTGCCGGAGATAAGCCGCATCGCAAAGGAGAACGGGGCTTTCCTTATAGACGACGCCTCGCAGTGCATGGGAGGCATGGTCGGGAGCCGTTTTTCAGGGACCTTCGGGGACGCCGGGGTCTTCAGCCTCGACAAGGGGAAGAACATCACCTCCATGCAGGGGGGCATCATAGTCACAGACTCGGATGAAATAGCCTCGCTCGTCGGGAAGAGGGTCGCGGCCCTCCCCTCGCCCCCGGCCACGAGCGTCATTGCCTCTTCCATGAAGCTCATGGCGTATGCCGCGTTCCTCAACCCGAGGATGTACTGGCTCCCTGAAAGCCTGCCGTTTCTCAACCTCGGCACGACGATATATACGACCGAGTATCCGGTTGAGGCCTACAGCTCGCTACTGGGCGGGTTCGGGGCCTCGCTTTTCAGGAGGTTCGACGAGATAACAGCGGCGCGGGCCGGTAACGGGCTCGCTTATGACAGAGCCCTGGCCGGAGTGAAAGGGCTTGAGCGGATTTCGGCAAAAAAAGGTTCGAAGCCGGTCTATCTCCGCTACCCGGCGCTGGTCAGGGACAAAGGCAGGCGCATCTCCATGCTCGCGAGGCTCAAGGAGAACGGCATAGGCGCGACGGCCTCCTTCCCCCGCTCCGTAATAGACCTCGAAGAGATAGGCGGCATACTCAATAAGGCCGGGAGCTCGGGAAAGAACGGACGGGACGTGGCGGAAAGGATAATAACGCTCCCAACGCACCCGTTCGTAACCGGAAAAGATATCGAGAGGGCGGTTTCGGTCCTGAAAGGGACCGCATAG
- a CDS encoding GNAT family N-acetyltransferase: MDIRVATRIEDIGISPEEWNRLLSGSETNTVFQTYEWFRSWWDVFGKENRLFLVSVFAPQGDLAGIVPLMLSSRSGRRTVRFIGDEKADYCDIISGPEKRKTIECVVEALILNKDEWDCISLRNIPEDSITCAELKRISQKADMRTITSQISCPTLLIAGRKEDAGRILGKKTLRRRFNYFKKCGELAFRHIRDEDEALRRLETFFEQHIKRRQLAGDKSLFSDPRNREFYARLTRGLLGKGWLLFSALEFNGSPIAFHFGFDYGSRVLWYKPSFDIEFSRRSPGQVMLMHLINYAIENGRAELDFTIGNEPFKSQFTNHVRMNTQLNLYRKNPAYLIDLSKHYILKSVKKTRK, encoded by the coding sequence ATGGATATACGCGTCGCGACCCGCATCGAGGACATCGGCATATCTCCCGAAGAGTGGAACAGGCTTCTTTCCGGGAGCGAGACGAATACCGTCTTCCAGACCTATGAATGGTTCAGGTCGTGGTGGGACGTCTTCGGCAAGGAAAACCGGCTATTCCTCGTATCCGTATTCGCACCTCAGGGAGACCTCGCCGGCATAGTGCCTCTCATGCTCTCGTCCCGTTCGGGCAGAAGGACCGTCAGGTTCATAGGAGACGAAAAAGCGGATTATTGCGACATTATCAGCGGGCCGGAGAAGCGGAAGACCATCGAATGCGTGGTGGAGGCGCTCATTCTCAATAAAGACGAGTGGGACTGCATCTCTTTGAGGAATATCCCGGAGGACTCCATTACGTGCGCGGAACTGAAACGCATATCACAGAAAGCGGACATGCGTACGATAACGAGCCAGATATCATGCCCCACTCTCTTGATAGCCGGCCGGAAAGAGGACGCAGGCAGGATACTAGGGAAAAAGACCTTAAGGCGCCGCTTCAATTACTTCAAAAAATGCGGCGAGCTGGCCTTCAGGCACATACGGGATGAGGACGAGGCGCTCCGGCGCCTTGAGACCTTTTTTGAGCAGCATATAAAAAGGAGACAGCTCGCCGGAGACAAGAGCCTTTTTTCAGACCCGCGGAACAGGGAGTTCTACGCAAGGCTTACGAGAGGGCTTCTCGGCAAGGGCTGGCTCCTCTTTTCGGCTCTCGAATTCAACGGGTCGCCCATAGCATTCCATTTCGGCTTCGATTACGGCTCGAGGGTCCTATGGTACAAGCCTTCGTTCGATATCGAATTCTCCCGGCGCTCACCCGGCCAGGTCATGCTGATGCACCTGATAAATTACGCAATTGAGAACGGGCGGGCGGAGCTCGACTTCACTATCGGGAACGAACCGTTCAAAAGCCAGTTCACAAACCACGTGCGGATGAACACACAGTTGAACCTTTACAGGAAAAATCCGGCTTACCTTATCGACCTCTCAAAGCATTACATCCTGAAGTCCGTCAAAAAGACCAGGAAATGA